A genome region from Pseudoroseomonas cervicalis includes the following:
- a CDS encoding M3 family metallopeptidase translates to MEPENPLLAPWDSAFGLPPFDRIRPEHVPPAFAAAIEEHRAEIAAIAHDPAPPSFANTVEALQRSGRALRRVGDVFGNLVVSLGGAALEALDRDWAPRLAQHRMAVALDPALFARIDALHRQRDSLGLDPDQLRLLERLHLTRLRSGAGLPEAGRARMAAITERLAGLYTSFGQNVLQDERSWSLPLPEAAVAALPDFLREGLAQAAAARGLPGHALTLSRSLIEPFLALCPDRALRRQAHQAWISRGYHDGAQDNRILVPEILALRAERAKLLGYSDFAAFRLADSMAGSVAAAEALLQEVWQPALARAAEERDRLLARARRDGFEGPLEASDWHYYAERVRQEDYALSEAALKPYLPLERMQQAAFDTASRLFGLRFVPRPDLPTYHPDVVIHEVQDEQGHVGLFLADPFARPDKRSGAWMSSYREQEAMDTPVSAIVVNNNNFARAEPALLSHDDATTLFHEFGHALHGLLSRVRYPAQSGTAVRRDFVELPSQIYEHWIGLPEMLRRYALHHQDGTPMPEAMIARLKESELFNQGFATVEYVASALIDLALHRHPDPANLDIEAFEQGFLAEIGMPPEIGLRHRPAHFQHLFAGEGYAAGYYSYLWSEVLDADGFEAFEEAGDPFDPAVAARLKTLLSAGDSQDPMALYIAFRGRPPSSAALLRGRGLAA, encoded by the coding sequence ATGGAGCCCGAAAACCCCCTGCTCGCCCCCTGGGACAGCGCCTTCGGCCTGCCCCCCTTCGACCGCATCCGCCCCGAGCATGTCCCGCCCGCCTTCGCCGCGGCGATCGAGGAGCATCGCGCCGAGATCGCCGCGATCGCCCACGACCCCGCCCCGCCCAGCTTCGCCAACACGGTGGAGGCGCTGCAGCGCAGCGGCCGCGCCCTGCGCCGGGTCGGCGACGTGTTCGGCAATCTGGTGGTCAGCCTGGGCGGCGCGGCGCTGGAGGCGCTGGACCGCGACTGGGCGCCGCGCCTGGCGCAGCACCGCATGGCAGTGGCCCTCGACCCCGCGCTCTTCGCGCGCATCGACGCGCTGCACCGGCAGCGCGACAGCCTCGGCCTCGACCCCGACCAGCTCCGCCTGCTGGAGCGGCTGCACCTGACCCGGCTGCGCAGCGGCGCTGGCCTGCCCGAGGCCGGCCGCGCCCGCATGGCCGCCATCACCGAACGCCTGGCCGGGCTCTACACCAGCTTCGGCCAGAATGTGCTGCAGGATGAGCGCAGCTGGTCCCTGCCCCTGCCCGAGGCGGCCGTGGCCGCGCTGCCGGATTTCCTGCGCGAGGGGCTGGCCCAGGCCGCCGCCGCGCGCGGCCTGCCGGGCCATGCGCTGACCCTGTCGCGCTCGCTGATCGAGCCCTTCCTCGCGCTCTGCCCCGACCGCGCGCTGCGCCGCCAGGCGCACCAGGCCTGGATCTCGCGTGGCTATCATGATGGCGCGCAGGACAATCGCATTCTGGTGCCGGAGATCCTGGCGCTGCGGGCGGAGCGGGCGAAGCTTCTGGGCTACAGCGATTTCGCCGCGTTCCGCCTGGCCGACAGCATGGCCGGCAGCGTCGCCGCGGCCGAGGCCCTGCTGCAGGAGGTATGGCAGCCGGCGCTGGCGCGCGCGGCGGAGGAGCGCGACCGGCTGCTGGCCCGCGCCCGGCGCGACGGTTTCGAGGGGCCGCTGGAAGCCTCCGACTGGCACTATTATGCCGAGCGGGTGCGGCAGGAGGATTACGCGCTGAGCGAGGCGGCGCTGAAGCCCTACCTGCCGCTGGAACGGATGCAGCAGGCGGCCTTCGACACCGCCTCCCGCCTGTTCGGGCTGCGCTTCGTGCCGCGGCCGGACCTGCCCACCTACCATCCGGATGTCGTCATCCATGAGGTGCAGGATGAGCAGGGCCATGTCGGCCTGTTCCTGGCCGATCCCTTCGCGCGGCCGGACAAGCGCTCCGGCGCGTGGATGAGCAGCTATCGCGAGCAGGAGGCGATGGACACGCCGGTCTCGGCCATCGTCGTCAACAACAACAATTTCGCCCGCGCCGAGCCGGCCCTGCTCAGCCATGACGATGCCACGACGCTGTTCCATGAATTCGGCCATGCGCTGCACGGGCTGCTCAGCCGGGTGCGCTACCCGGCGCAATCCGGCACCGCGGTGCGGCGTGATTTCGTCGAGCTGCCCTCGCAGATCTATGAGCACTGGATCGGCCTGCCGGAGATGCTGCGCCGCTACGCGCTGCACCACCAGGATGGCACCCCGATGCCGGAGGCGATGATCGCGCGGCTGAAGGAATCGGAGCTGTTCAACCAGGGCTTCGCCACGGTGGAATATGTCGCCTCGGCGCTGATTGACCTGGCGCTGCACCGCCATCCGGACCCGGCCAACCTCGACATCGAGGCCTTCGAACAGGGCTTCTTGGCGGAGATCGGCATGCCGCCGGAGATCGGGCTGCGGCACCGCCCGGCGCATTTCCAGCATCTCTTCGCCGGCGAGGGCTATGCCGCCGGCTACTATTCCTACCTCTGGTCCGAGGTGCTGGACGCCGACGGCTTCGAGGCCTTCGAGGAGGCCGGCGATCCCTTCGACCCCGCGGTCGCGGCGCGGCTGAAGACGCTGCTCTCCGCCGGCGACAGCCAGGACCCGATGGCGCTCTACATCGCCTTCCGCGGCCGCCCGCCCTCCAGCGCCGCGCTGCTGCGCGGGCGGGGGCTCGCCGCCTGA
- a CDS encoding response regulator has product MSADLLHVAYVEDDADIREVARIALETVGGLEVALFEDGPSFLRDAATLAPQLILLDVMLPSMTGPEILAALRAEPATRAIPVIFMTAKVQGPERQNYLDLGALAVIAKPFDPLELATQLRDHFAEHAAHGG; this is encoded by the coding sequence ATGTCGGCCGATCTGCTGCATGTCGCCTATGTCGAGGATGATGCCGATATCCGCGAGGTCGCGCGCATCGCGCTGGAGACGGTGGGCGGGCTGGAGGTGGCGCTGTTCGAGGATGGGCCGAGCTTCCTGCGCGACGCCGCCACGCTGGCGCCGCAGCTGATCCTGCTCGACGTCATGCTGCCCAGCATGACCGGGCCGGAGATCCTGGCCGCGCTGCGCGCCGAGCCGGCGACCCGGGCCATTCCGGTGATCTTCATGACCGCCAAGGTGCAGGGGCCGGAGCGGCAGAATTACCTCGATCTCGGCGCGCTGGCGGTGATCGCCAAGCCCTTCGACCCGCTGGAGCTGGCGACGCAGCTGCGCGACCATTTCGCCGAGCACGCCGCGCATGGCGGCTGA
- a CDS encoding cache domain-containing protein — MAAEPATALPADASPAPARPARARRLLAVLAAAVLLLGAGALALRELREAVALREAGQLAGRYTAALSGELETMMQRMQALAAGLDLQAQDAPALQARLEGLQRAEPLFAWIGVTDRQGRALAATGGLLVGADLSARPWFRGGLKGRYFGDVHDVLLLAQMLPYRGEGVLRFLDIALPLHGPDGVLLGVLAGHVDWRWAAQVAARLQPESEATQLLVIDEAGGAAARPAGAGGGGAAHGAAPRAAARRRRHPALAARPLRAGRPAAGQ, encoded by the coding sequence ATGGCGGCTGAGCCGGCTACCGCCCTGCCGGCGGACGCCTCCCCCGCCCCGGCGCGACCCGCCAGGGCGCGCCGCCTGCTGGCGGTGCTGGCCGCCGCGGTGCTGCTGCTCGGCGCCGGCGCCCTGGCGCTGCGCGAGCTGCGGGAGGCCGTGGCGCTGCGCGAGGCCGGCCAGCTGGCCGGCCGCTACACCGCCGCCCTCTCCGGCGAGCTGGAAACGATGATGCAGCGCATGCAGGCGCTGGCCGCCGGGCTGGACCTGCAAGCCCAGGATGCGCCGGCGCTGCAGGCGCGGCTGGAGGGGCTGCAGCGGGCCGAGCCGCTCTTCGCCTGGATCGGCGTGACCGACCGGCAGGGCCGCGCCCTGGCCGCCACGGGCGGGCTGCTGGTGGGGGCGGATCTCTCCGCCCGGCCCTGGTTCCGCGGCGGGCTGAAGGGCCGCTATTTCGGCGATGTGCATGACGTGCTGCTGCTGGCGCAGATGCTGCCCTATCGCGGCGAGGGGGTGCTGCGCTTCCTTGACATCGCCCTGCCGCTGCACGGGCCGGATGGGGTGCTGCTGGGCGTGCTGGCCGGGCATGTCGACTGGCGCTGGGCGGCGCAGGTGGCCGCGCGGCTGCAGCCGGAATCGGAGGCCACCCAGCTGCTGGTGATCGACGAGGCCGGGGGTGCCGCTGCTCGGCCCGCCGGAGCTGGTGGGGGCGGTGCTGCCCATGGCGCTGCGCCGCGCGCTGCAGCCCGGCGCCGCCGCCATCCTGCCCTGGCCGCCCGCCCGCTACGCGCTGGCCGCCCAGCCGCTGGCCAATGA
- a CDS encoding Hpt domain-containing protein, with amino-acid sequence MPDISARAAIAAAKLAALRESYREELPQRLEEILAAWRHYDGAPSPEGLLAMRRLVHKLAGTAGLFGLRELGQHAMALELLLDHTMRATPPARPAVECQVNQQLAMLCRVAEAALLATGEAPS; translated from the coding sequence ATGCCGGATATCAGCGCCCGCGCCGCCATCGCCGCCGCCAAGCTGGCGGCCCTGCGCGAAAGCTACCGGGAGGAGCTGCCGCAGCGCCTGGAGGAGATCCTGGCGGCCTGGCGCCACTATGATGGCGCCCCCTCCCCCGAAGGGCTGCTGGCCATGCGCCGCCTGGTGCACAAGCTGGCCGGCACGGCCGGGCTGTTCGGGCTGCGGGAGCTGGGCCAGCACGCCATGGCGCTGGAATTGCTGCTGGACCACACGATGCGCGCCACCCCGCCGGCGCGGCCGGCGGTGGAGTGCCAGGTTAACCAGCAGCTGGCCATGCTGTGCCGGGTGGCGGAGGCGGCGCTGCTGGCCACGGGCGAGGCACCGTCCTGA
- a CDS encoding response regulator, whose protein sequence is MSSSTDPSPARIRLLIADDSMFMRMAIGAICEMHEEIEIVGEAENGAEAVELAQALQPDIITMDLDMPEMDGLTATARIRSDAATRIIVLSSLSEHGGELSRRALEAGAVECLCKSDSALDVDLGTVAQRMVERILHWAAQPAPPPLAAGLAGPG, encoded by the coding sequence ATGAGTAGTAGTACGGACCCATCGCCTGCGCGCATCCGCCTGCTGATCGCCGATGATTCCATGTTCATGCGCATGGCCATCGGCGCCATCTGCGAGATGCATGAGGAGATCGAGATCGTCGGCGAGGCCGAGAACGGCGCCGAGGCGGTGGAGCTGGCCCAGGCGCTGCAGCCCGACATCATCACCATGGATCTCGACATGCCGGAGATGGACGGGCTGACCGCCACGGCCCGCATCCGCAGCGATGCCGCGACCCGCATCATCGTGCTGAGCAGCCTGAGCGAGCATGGCGGCGAGCTCAGCCGCCGCGCGCTGGAGGCCGGGGCGGTGGAATGCCTGTGCAAATCGGATTCGGCGCTGGATGTCGATCTCGGCACCGTCGCCCAGCGCATGGTGGAGCGCATCCTGCACTGGGCGGCGCAGCCGGCGCCGCCGCCGCTGGCGGCCGGGCTGGCGGGGCCGGGCTGA
- a CDS encoding response regulator, with protein MPPQTRILVVDDDPDITALLEAYLTAEGFEVAIAAAGAEALARMREAPAALVLLDLMLPGEDGFAVLRALRGFSGVGLIMITARRSEVDRVVGLELGADDYVLKPFDPRELLARIRSVLRRCAAQAAPAGAPPPAAPAAAWPRLDRARRQLQPPHGGAGIGLTQAECSLLEQLLAHPGEVLDRDRLMRAVTGRGWEYFDRSIDILVVRLRRKLAQLPGQPVRIRTIRGSGYLLCGETGRAAPKPQH; from the coding sequence ATGCCGCCGCAGACGCGCATCCTGGTGGTCGATGACGACCCCGACATCACCGCCCTGCTGGAGGCCTATCTGACCGCCGAGGGCTTCGAGGTGGCGATCGCCGCCGCCGGGGCGGAGGCGCTGGCCCGCATGCGCGAGGCGCCGGCGGCGCTGGTGCTGCTCGACCTGATGCTGCCCGGGGAGGATGGCTTCGCCGTGCTGCGCGCGCTGCGCGGCTTCTCCGGCGTGGGCCTGATCATGATCACCGCCCGGCGCAGCGAGGTCGACCGCGTGGTGGGGCTCGAGCTTGGCGCCGATGATTATGTGCTGAAGCCCTTCGACCCGCGCGAATTGCTGGCGCGGATCCGCTCCGTGCTGCGCCGCTGCGCCGCCCAGGCCGCCCCGGCGGGGGCGCCGCCGCCGGCCGCGCCGGCCGCCGCCTGGCCGCGGCTCGACCGCGCCCGGCGCCAGCTGCAGCCGCCGCATGGCGGCGCCGGCATCGGCCTGACCCAGGCGGAATGCAGCCTGCTGGAGCAGCTTCTGGCGCATCCCGGGGAGGTGCTGGACCGCGACCGGCTGATGCGGGCCGTCACCGGCCGCGGCTGGGAGTATTTCGACCGCAGCATCGACATCCTGGTGGTGCGGCTGCGCCGCAAGCTGGCGCAGCTGCCGGGCCAGCCGGTGCGCATCCGCACCATCCGCGGCAGCGGCTACCTGCTCTGCGGCGAGACCGGGCGGGCGGCGCCGAAACCACAACATTGA